In a single window of the Agrobacterium vitis genome:
- a CDS encoding RidA family protein, translating to MAEHEAIFPANRHALYEKHGYSAAIRSGDLLFVSGQVGSRDDGTPEPDFKRQVQLAFENLKAVLGTAGCGVEDIVDVTTFHTDPEHQFPIIMPVKQEIFHSAPYPNWTAVGVTWLAGFDFEIKVIARIPKIH from the coding sequence ATGGCTGAACACGAAGCAATCTTTCCTGCCAACCGACATGCTCTTTACGAAAAACACGGATATTCCGCCGCTATCCGCTCCGGCGACCTGTTGTTTGTCTCAGGTCAGGTCGGCAGCCGTGACGATGGAACGCCTGAACCCGATTTCAAGCGTCAAGTCCAACTGGCTTTTGAAAATCTCAAGGCCGTCTTGGGTACAGCGGGGTGCGGCGTAGAGGATATCGTTGATGTAACGACGTTTCACACAGATCCCGAACACCAGTTTCCAATCATAATGCCTGTCAAGCAGGAGATCTTTCACAGCGCACCCTATCCGAACTGGACGGCTGTTGGGGTCACCTGGCTTGCCGGTTTCGATTTTGAAATAAAGGTCATTGCCCGTATTCCAAAAATTCATTGA
- a CDS encoding TetR/AcrR family transcriptional regulator: MAKSRRETMEENRVKLIAAGRKAFAEKGYSAASMDELTADAGLTRGALYHNFGDKRGLLAAVVDQIDSEMAARAQQIGSHAATDWQRLLAEGVAYIEMAMEPEVQRIVLLDGPAVLGDPSKWPSQNTCLQITRRALESLIAQEVLKPVDAEAAARLLSGAALDAALWIAASDDPENVLPKAVEAFRAMAEGLLRNPL, from the coding sequence ATGGCAAAGTCCAGACGAGAAACCATGGAGGAAAACCGCGTCAAATTGATTGCGGCTGGTCGAAAAGCCTTTGCTGAAAAGGGATATTCGGCTGCGTCCATGGACGAGTTGACCGCCGACGCGGGGCTGACGCGCGGTGCGCTGTATCATAACTTTGGCGACAAGCGTGGTCTGCTGGCGGCGGTTGTCGACCAGATCGATTCGGAAATGGCCGCGCGCGCCCAGCAAATCGGTTCTCATGCCGCGACGGACTGGCAGCGCCTGCTGGCTGAGGGCGTGGCCTATATCGAAATGGCAATGGAGCCGGAGGTGCAGCGTATCGTGTTGCTTGACGGCCCCGCAGTGTTGGGTGACCCCTCTAAATGGCCAAGCCAGAACACTTGTCTTCAGATAACCCGGCGGGCCTTGGAGAGCCTTATTGCTCAGGAAGTCCTAAAGCCTGTTGATGCGGAAGCCGCCGCACGGCTTCTGAGCGGGGCGGCCCTTGATGCGGCACTTTGGATTGCGGCCAGCGACGATCCGGAAAATGTCTTGCCAAAGGCGGTCGAGGCTTTCCGCGCCATGGCTGAAGGCCTGCTTCGCAATCCACTTTGA
- the nuoN gene encoding NADH-quinone oxidoreductase subunit NuoN: MNAETLLASLHLATPELLLAVGALVLLMIGVFTNKTSLVTGLAVALLAVACAWILLMPADGVAFGGAYISDGYGRFMKVLALIGSITTMVMAFGQARANDLDKFEFPVLLVLATLGILLMISANSLISLYMSLELQSLALYVIAAMNRDSARSSEAGLKYFVLGALSSGMLLYGMSLVYGFTGNVEFDKIAAVLAAGHTNLGLIFGLVFVLAGLAFKISAVPFHMWTPDVYEGAPTPVTAFLAAAPKVGAMAILVRIVIDAFQPITAEWQQIVVFIAIASMVLGSVAAIGQRNIKRLMAYSSIGHMGYALVGLAAGSKQGIEGVLLYMLIYLIMNLGTFACIMAMRTKEGEALETVDDLAGLSQTRPFMAFVLTALMFSLAGIPPLAGFFGKYFVFLAAIEAHLYALAIIGVLASVIGAYYYLRLVKVMWFDDAKIEFAATSGTLRVVFGLSGLFVIAYVLIGGPIGSAASAAAATLFR; the protein is encoded by the coding sequence ATGAATGCTGAAACTCTCCTTGCAAGCCTGCATCTCGCCACGCCGGAGCTTCTGCTTGCGGTTGGCGCGCTGGTATTGCTGATGATCGGCGTGTTCACCAACAAGACCTCGTTGGTGACGGGCCTGGCGGTGGCGCTTCTCGCCGTTGCCTGCGCGTGGATCCTGTTGATGCCCGCCGATGGCGTCGCCTTCGGCGGTGCCTATATCTCCGACGGCTATGGCCGTTTCATGAAGGTCCTGGCCCTGATCGGTTCCATCACCACCATGGTGATGGCGTTCGGTCAGGCACGAGCCAACGATCTCGACAAGTTCGAGTTTCCGGTCTTGCTGGTGCTGGCGACCCTCGGCATTCTCTTGATGATCTCGGCCAATAGCCTGATCTCTCTTTATATGTCGCTGGAACTCCAGTCTCTGGCGCTCTACGTCATCGCCGCCATGAACCGCGACAGCGCGCGGTCTTCGGAAGCTGGCCTGAAATATTTCGTGCTTGGTGCCCTGTCGTCGGGCATGTTGCTCTACGGCATGTCTCTGGTCTACGGCTTTACCGGCAATGTCGAGTTCGACAAGATCGCTGCCGTCCTGGCCGCTGGTCACACCAATCTCGGACTTATTTTCGGTCTGGTCTTCGTGCTGGCCGGTCTTGCTTTCAAAATTTCTGCCGTGCCATTTCACATGTGGACACCGGATGTTTATGAAGGTGCGCCGACCCCCGTCACGGCCTTTCTTGCTGCCGCCCCAAAGGTGGGCGCCATGGCGATCCTGGTGCGCATCGTTATCGACGCCTTCCAGCCGATCACCGCCGAATGGCAGCAGATCGTCGTGTTCATCGCGATTGCCTCGATGGTTCTGGGCTCGGTTGCCGCCATCGGCCAGCGCAATATCAAGCGCCTGATGGCCTATTCCTCCATTGGTCATATGGGTTACGCTCTGGTCGGCCTGGCCGCTGGCTCCAAGCAGGGCATCGAGGGCGTTCTGCTCTATATGCTGATCTACCTGATCATGAATCTTGGTACTTTTGCCTGCATCATGGCTATGCGGACCAAGGAGGGCGAGGCGCTCGAAACAGTGGATGATCTGGCTGGTCTGTCGCAGACCCGTCCGTTCATGGCCTTCGTTCTGACGGCACTGATGTTTTCGTTGGCCGGCATTCCGCCGCTCGCTGGCTTCTTCGGGAAGTATTTCGTCTTCCTGGCCGCTATCGAGGCACATCTCTATGCCCTGGCGATCATCGGTGTTCTGGCCTCGGTTATCGGCGCCTACTACTACCTGCGCCTCGTCAAGGTCATGTGGTTCGACGATGCCAAGATCGAGTTTGCTGCGACGTCTGGCACGTTGCGGGTGGTCTTTGGCCTGTCCGGTCTGTTCGTCATTGCCTATGTGTTGATCGGCGGACCGATCGGCAGTGCGGCGTCGGCAGCGGCAGCGACCTTGTTCCGTTGA
- a CDS encoding ABC transporter ATP-binding protein: MANNPVLEISEVSRTYGEGETKLSILKGAGLKLYEGETVALVAPSGTGKSTLLHIAGLLEHPTEGDVLIGGTRCNELSEEGRTAMRRTSIGFVYQFHHLLPEFSALENIMMPQMIAGLSIPEASKRAKALLDYMRIGHRGDHRPAELSGGEQQRVAIARAVANAPLLLLADEPTGNLDPETAAYVFSALEALVRQSGLAALIATHNHELARRMDRCVTLQDGRIVDFDL, from the coding sequence ATGGCGAACAACCCTGTTCTTGAAATTTCGGAGGTCTCGCGCACCTATGGGGAGGGCGAAACCAAGCTTTCCATTCTGAAAGGCGCCGGGCTAAAATTATACGAAGGCGAAACCGTCGCTCTCGTTGCTCCGTCGGGCACGGGCAAGTCCACCCTGCTGCATATTGCCGGGCTGCTGGAACATCCGACGGAAGGCGACGTGCTGATTGGCGGCACCCGTTGCAATGAATTGTCCGAGGAAGGCCGCACGGCCATGCGCCGCACCAGCATTGGCTTCGTCTATCAGTTCCATCACCTGTTGCCGGAGTTCTCGGCGCTTGAAAACATCATGATGCCGCAGATGATCGCGGGCCTGAGCATTCCGGAAGCCAGCAAGCGCGCCAAGGCTCTGCTTGATTACATGCGCATCGGCCATCGCGGTGATCACCGTCCCGCCGAGCTTTCCGGCGGCGAACAGCAGCGCGTGGCCATTGCCCGTGCTGTCGCCAATGCGCCGCTGTTGTTGTTGGCGGACGAGCCGACCGGCAATCTCGATCCGGAAACTGCGGCTTACGTATTTTCCGCGTTGGAAGCGCTGGTGCGCCAGTCTGGCCTTGCGGCGTTGATCGCGACCCATAATCATGAACTCGCCCGGCGGATGGACCGCTGCGTCACGCTTCAGGACGGCAGAATCGTCGATTTCGATTTGTAA
- a CDS encoding lipoprotein-releasing ABC transporter permease subunit: MSSETGSSAAGDTAVPSSAKPFSAFERMVAWRYLRARRKEAVISVIAGFSFVGIMLGVATLIIVMAVMNGFRTELISRILGINGHMIVQPVDSPFTDFADLAKKFSAVPGVTMALPLVEGQTLASGKGGAGTGALVRGIRPDDLLKLKEVAANIKTGDMVGFTSGQGVLIGSRMANDLGLQAGDSITLVSPEGDVTPMGVNPRVKSYKISGTFEIGMSEYDSSIIYMPLEESQLYFNAEGVVQSIELFVTNPDDIDELRPKVEAAAGRQVFISDWRQRNQTFFSALQVERNVMFMILTLIVIVAALNIISGLIMLVKDKSSDIAILKTMGASSSSILRIFFMTGAAIGIAGTFAGVGLGVLVCLNIESIRNFFSWVSGTVLFDPQLYFLSKLPADMSFGETVSVIIMSLTLSFIATIFPAWRAARLDPVQALRYE, translated from the coding sequence TTGAGCAGTGAAACCGGAAGCTCTGCGGCAGGCGATACCGCAGTGCCGTCATCCGCAAAGCCGTTTTCCGCATTCGAGCGCATGGTGGCCTGGCGCTACCTGCGCGCCCGGCGCAAGGAGGCGGTAATTTCGGTTATTGCCGGCTTCTCCTTCGTCGGCATCATGCTGGGGGTTGCGACCCTGATCATCGTCATGGCTGTCATGAACGGTTTTCGGACCGAGTTGATTTCTCGCATCCTCGGCATAAACGGGCATATGATCGTTCAGCCGGTCGATAGTCCCTTCACCGACTTTGCCGATCTTGCCAAGAAATTCTCCGCCGTGCCCGGTGTCACTATGGCGCTGCCGCTGGTCGAAGGCCAGACGCTGGCTTCCGGCAAGGGCGGTGCTGGCACCGGTGCGCTGGTGCGCGGCATCCGTCCGGACGACCTGTTGAAGCTCAAGGAAGTGGCGGCAAATATCAAGACTGGCGACATGGTTGGTTTCACATCCGGCCAGGGCGTGCTGATCGGTTCGCGCATGGCCAACGATCTCGGCTTGCAGGCGGGCGATTCCATTACCCTGGTCTCGCCAGAGGGGGACGTGACCCCGATGGGTGTCAACCCGCGGGTCAAATCCTACAAGATTTCCGGCACGTTCGAGATCGGCATGTCGGAATATGATTCTTCGATCATCTATATGCCGCTTGAAGAATCGCAGCTCTATTTCAACGCGGAAGGCGTGGTGCAATCCATCGAATTGTTCGTCACCAATCCTGACGACATCGATGAGCTGCGCCCCAAGGTCGAGGCGGCCGCGGGCCGGCAGGTGTTCATCAGCGATTGGCGCCAGCGCAACCAGACCTTCTTCTCCGCCTTGCAGGTGGAGCGCAATGTGATGTTCATGATCCTGACATTGATCGTCATTGTCGCGGCGCTGAACATCATCTCCGGCCTGATCATGCTGGTGAAGGACAAGAGCAGCGATATCGCCATTCTGAAGACCATGGGCGCCAGTTCAAGCTCGATCCTTCGGATCTTCTTCATGACAGGTGCGGCCATCGGCATCGCTGGCACCTTCGCCGGCGTCGGACTGGGCGTGCTGGTCTGTCTGAACATCGAATCGATCCGGAATTTCTTCTCCTGGGTCTCCGGTACCGTGTTGTTTGATCCGCAACTCTATTTCCTCAGCAAATTGCCGGCGGATATGAGCTTTGGTGAAACGGTTTCGGTGATTATCATGTCGCTGACCTTGTCCTTTATCGCCACCATCTTTCCGGCATGGCGGGCAGCCCGGCTCGACCCCGTGCAAGCCCTGCGTTACGAATAA
- the mce gene encoding methylmalonyl-CoA epimerase, which yields MLGRVNHIAIAVPDLGSAVETYADTLGATVSAAQALPEHGVTVVFVELPNTKVELLEPLGDHSPIKAFLEKSPNGGMHHICYEVDDIYAARDRLIAKGARVLGDGEPKIGAHGKPVLFLHPKDFTGTLIELEQL from the coding sequence ATGCTGGGCCGGGTCAACCATATTGCCATCGCTGTGCCAGATCTTGGCTCTGCGGTGGAGACTTACGCTGACACGCTTGGCGCGACGGTTTCCGCTGCTCAAGCCTTGCCGGAGCATGGTGTGACGGTGGTTTTTGTCGAACTGCCAAATACCAAGGTCGAACTTCTGGAGCCGCTTGGCGATCATTCTCCGATCAAAGCCTTTCTGGAAAAATCACCCAATGGTGGCATGCACCATATTTGCTATGAGGTGGATGATATTTACGCCGCGCGAGACCGCCTGATTGCCAAAGGTGCCCGCGTTTTGGGAGATGGCGAGCCGAAAATCGGCGCGCATGGCAAGCCCGTGCTTTTTCTGCATCCCAAGGATTTTACTGGAACATTGATCGAACTCGAGCAACTTTAG
- a CDS encoding ribonuclease J, which yields MTKTDELVFLPLGGVGEIGMNLALYGFGPPKNREWIMVDCGVTFPGPDLPGVDLVLPDIRFVLSQKNRLKAIFITHAHEDHYGGLNDIWPGLNVPVYASGFTAGMLEAKRNYEGTRAEIPVTPFKPGDKVHVGPFVVEASDVNHSIPEPMSLVIRTPLGNVIHTGDWKIDHAPSLGPLTDEARFRALGDEGVLAVMCDSTNAMREGVSPSEQEVSEGLRKIIQTAEGRVAITTFSSNVGRIRSIAKAAEAAGREVLLLGSSLKRVVGVARDVGLMEGVQSFIAEDEYGYIPRDKVVVILTGSQGESRAALAKLSRDEMRNVALTKGDTVVFSSRAIPGNEKPINDIKNGLIEQGVTIVTDSDALVHVSGHPRRNELLQMYQWTRPQILVPVHGEAAHLTAQQKLALEAGIAQVPKVRNGDILRLAPGPAEVIGEAPYGRVFKDGKLLGDFEQMGIGERRKLSFAGHVSVSVLLDERFEFRDDPEVVAHGLPAEDLEGDDMEDILYDAVLSAVESIPRTRRKDLGALRESIRRAVRSTANECWGKKPVVTVFVTKV from the coding sequence ATGACAAAGACAGACGAACTGGTATTTCTGCCGCTTGGCGGCGTAGGTGAAATTGGCATGAACCTGGCGCTTTACGGCTTTGGCCCGCCGAAGAACCGGGAATGGATCATGGTGGATTGCGGCGTGACCTTCCCTGGTCCCGATCTGCCGGGCGTGGATCTGGTTCTGCCTGACATCCGCTTCGTTCTCTCGCAGAAAAACAGGCTCAAGGCTATCTTCATCACCCACGCGCATGAAGATCATTATGGCGGATTGAACGATATCTGGCCGGGCCTGAATGTACCGGTCTATGCCTCGGGTTTTACCGCCGGCATGCTGGAAGCCAAGCGCAATTATGAGGGAACCCGGGCTGAAATTCCGGTAACGCCCTTCAAGCCAGGCGACAAGGTCCATGTCGGTCCTTTCGTTGTTGAGGCTTCGGATGTCAATCACTCGATTCCCGAGCCGATGTCGCTTGTTATTCGCACGCCGCTTGGCAATGTCATCCATACCGGTGACTGGAAGATCGATCATGCGCCGTCGCTTGGCCCGCTGACCGATGAGGCGCGGTTCCGCGCTCTTGGCGACGAGGGCGTGCTGGCGGTGATGTGCGATAGCACCAACGCGATGCGCGAGGGCGTTTCCCCCTCCGAGCAGGAAGTCTCGGAAGGATTGCGCAAGATCATCCAGACAGCGGAAGGGCGCGTCGCAATCACCACGTTTTCCTCCAATGTTGGACGTATCCGCTCGATTGCCAAGGCGGCCGAAGCTGCTGGGCGCGAAGTGCTGCTGCTGGGCAGTTCCTTGAAGCGGGTCGTGGGTGTGGCGCGCGATGTCGGGCTGATGGAAGGCGTACAGTCTTTTATCGCCGAGGACGAATATGGTTACATTCCCCGCGACAAGGTCGTGGTGATCCTGACTGGTAGCCAGGGTGAATCACGCGCGGCACTTGCCAAGCTGTCACGCGATGAAATGCGTAATGTGGCGCTGACCAAGGGCGACACGGTGGTTTTCTCGTCTCGCGCAATTCCGGGCAATGAAAAGCCGATCAACGATATCAAGAATGGTCTGATCGAGCAGGGCGTCACCATCGTTACCGATAGCGACGCGCTGGTACATGTCTCCGGTCATCCACGGCGCAACGAACTTTTGCAGATGTACCAATGGACGCGCCCGCAAATTCTTGTCCCTGTTCATGGTGAGGCGGCCCACCTGACGGCGCAGCAGAAACTGGCTCTGGAAGCCGGGATTGCGCAGGTGCCGAAAGTGCGCAATGGCGACATCCTGCGGCTGGCGCCAGGTCCTGCTGAAGTCATCGGTGAAGCGCCGTATGGCCGGGTCTTCAAGGATGGCAAACTGCTGGGCGATTTCGAGCAGATGGGCATTGGTGAGCGGCGTAAGCTGTCTTTTGCAGGCCATGTCTCGGTCAGCGTCCTCCTGGACGAACGCTTCGAGTTCCGCGACGATCCAGAAGTGGTTGCCCATGGCCTGCCAGCGGAAGATCTGGAAGGTGATGACATGGAGGACATTCTCTATGACGCCGTGCTGAGCGCCGTCGAGAGCATTCCGCGCACACGGCGCAAGGATCTTGGCGCCCTGCGTGAAAGTATTCGTCGCGCTGTGCGCTCTACGGCCAATGAATGCTGGGGCAAGAAGCCGGTCGTTACGGTTTTTGTGACCAAGGTCTGA
- the proS gene encoding proline--tRNA ligase, with the protein MRLSRYFLPILKENPKEAEIVSHRLMLRTGMIRQQSQGIYSWLPLGKRVLDKVNAIIRAEQNRAGAVELLMPTLQSAELWQESGRYDDYGKEMLRIKDRQDRPMLYGPTNEEMVTDIFRSYVKSYKSLPLNLYHIQLKFRDEIRPRFGTMRSREFLMKDAYSFDLTKEAAIHSYNKMFAAYLRTFDRLGLRAIPMRADTGPIGGNHSHEFIILADTGESEVFCHKSFLDRAIPAADTDFDDVAGLQAIFDDWTSHYAATSEMHDEAAYGAMPDDAKISARGIEVGHIFYFGTKYSEPMGAKVQGPDGKEHLVHMGSYGIGPTRLVPAIIEASHDENGIIWPASVAPFDAIIINMKAGDAGCDGACDTVYGALTKAGKDVLLDDTDDRAGAKFALADLIGVPYQVIVGPRSVANGEVELKNRKTGERETMTIEAAINRLAG; encoded by the coding sequence ATGCGTCTCTCCCGTTATTTTTTGCCCATCCTGAAGGAAAATCCCAAGGAAGCGGAAATCGTTTCTCACCGGCTGATGCTGCGCACCGGCATGATCCGGCAGCAGTCGCAGGGCATCTATTCCTGGCTGCCGCTGGGTAAGCGCGTGCTGGACAAGGTCAATGCGATCATTCGTGCGGAGCAGAACCGGGCAGGGGCGGTTGAATTGCTGATGCCGACGCTGCAATCGGCTGAGCTTTGGCAGGAAAGCGGTCGCTACGACGACTATGGCAAGGAAATGCTGCGGATCAAGGATCGGCAGGACCGGCCCATGCTGTACGGTCCCACCAATGAGGAAATGGTCACGGACATCTTCCGGTCCTATGTGAAGTCCTACAAGAGCCTGCCGCTGAACCTCTATCACATACAATTGAAATTCCGTGATGAGATCAGGCCGCGCTTCGGCACGATGCGGTCGCGCGAATTTCTGATGAAAGACGCCTATTCCTTCGATTTGACGAAGGAAGCCGCCATTCACTCCTATAACAAGATGTTTGCCGCCTATCTTCGGACGTTCGACCGGCTTGGTCTGCGGGCCATTCCGATGCGCGCCGATACCGGCCCGATCGGCGGCAATCACAGCCATGAATTCATCATTCTCGCCGATACCGGTGAATCGGAAGTGTTCTGCCACAAGAGCTTCCTGGATCGAGCCATTCCGGCTGCCGATACCGATTTCGATGATGTTGCTGGCCTTCAGGCGATTTTCGACGACTGGACATCGCACTATGCCGCCACCTCTGAAATGCATGATGAGGCAGCTTACGGTGCCATGCCGGATGACGCGAAGATTTCCGCCCGTGGTATCGAGGTCGGTCATATCTTCTATTTCGGCACCAAATATTCCGAGCCGATGGGCGCCAAGGTGCAGGGACCTGACGGTAAGGAACATCTTGTCCACATGGGATCCTACGGTATAGGGCCGACCCGCCTTGTTCCGGCCATTATCGAAGCTTCCCATGATGAAAATGGCATTATCTGGCCGGCTTCCGTCGCGCCGTTCGATGCTATCATCATCAACATGAAGGCTGGGGATGCCGGTTGCGATGGCGCATGCGACACCGTGTACGGGGCGCTGACCAAGGCCGGCAAGGATGTTCTTCTCGACGATACCGATGATCGCGCCGGTGCGAAATTCGCACTCGCGGATCTGATCGGCGTTCCCTACCAGGTGATCGTCGGTCCGAGGTCGGTCGCCAATGGCGAAGTTGAGCTGAAGAACCGTAAAACCGGCGAGCGTGAAACCATGACCATCGAGGCCGCCATCAACCGTCTTGCCGGTTGA
- a CDS encoding DUF1467 family protein gives MSWVTGGAIYFILWWVTLFAVLPFGVRTQDEESDIVPGTVASAPAGFRFWRVMGTTTIVAAVIFFGWNFVSGYFGFSFSDLPHVMPDIR, from the coding sequence ATGTCCTGGGTTACCGGTGGAGCGATTTATTTCATTCTCTGGTGGGTCACGCTGTTTGCTGTCCTGCCCTTTGGAGTGCGGACGCAGGACGAAGAAAGCGACATCGTTCCTGGCACTGTGGCCAGCGCCCCAGCAGGCTTCCGCTTCTGGCGGGTGATGGGCACCACGACGATTGTTGCCGCCGTCATCTTTTTTGGCTGGAATTTTGTGTCCGGCTATTTCGGTTTCAGTTTTTCCGATCTGCCGCACGTCATGCCCGATATTCGCTGA
- a CDS encoding biotin--[acetyl-CoA-carboxylase] ligase yields MSDYSTHRRKALDAFRHIALDEVDSTNQQCLIRARDGDPGDLWITANRQTGGRGRRGRPWASEPGNLYSSLLLIDPAPLADLASLPLAVAVAVHDAIGVVLPPGAPPLEIKWPNDVLIGRAKTSGILLEAERTPDGRNALVIGIGINLRFKPTETPYPTASLAEHGAAVTPDELFTHLFAAMADALALWDRGLGVKAVMQRWRQVACGVGEKITVNLPDRSISGVFSGIDDKGILLLDRGSLGITPVAAGDVFFEPNGPRKE; encoded by the coding sequence TTGAGCGACTATTCCACACATCGTCGGAAGGCGCTCGACGCCTTCCGACATATTGCACTGGACGAGGTGGATTCCACCAACCAGCAATGCCTGATCAGGGCCCGTGACGGTGATCCGGGAGATCTCTGGATCACGGCCAACCGCCAGACAGGCGGCCGAGGTCGTCGTGGCAGGCCTTGGGCCTCGGAGCCCGGCAATCTCTATAGTTCTCTTTTATTGATCGATCCGGCGCCTTTGGCCGATCTGGCTTCGCTGCCGCTGGCCGTGGCCGTGGCCGTGCATGATGCGATTGGCGTCGTGTTGCCGCCGGGTGCGCCGCCTTTGGAAATCAAATGGCCGAATGATGTGCTGATCGGTCGTGCCAAGACCTCCGGCATTCTGCTGGAAGCCGAGCGGACGCCGGATGGCCGCAACGCCCTGGTCATCGGTATCGGCATCAATCTTCGTTTCAAGCCCACTGAAACGCCGTATCCCACGGCTTCCCTCGCCGAGCATGGCGCAGCCGTTACACCTGATGAGCTTTTCACGCATCTTTTTGCCGCCATGGCCGATGCCCTGGCGCTTTGGGATCGGGGTCTCGGCGTCAAGGCAGTGATGCAGCGCTGGCGGCAGGTGGCGTGTGGGGTTGGTGAGAAAATCACCGTCAATCTCCCGGATCGGTCGATTTCCGGTGTGTTTTCAGGAATCGATGATAAAGGGATATTATTGCTCGACCGGGGCTCGCTAGGCATCACGCCAGTTGCGGCGGGAGATGTGTTTTTCGAGCCGAATGGGCCAAGGAAAGAATGA
- a CDS encoding NADH-quinone oxidoreductase subunit M yields MTDWPILSTVTFLPLVGVALLLLMNGDTPSGRRNVLNISLLTTVATFIVSLFIWIGFDNANPGFQMVENHPWLGTGIAYHLGVDGISMLFVVLTAFLMPFCVLASWTSVQKRIKEYMIAFLILEVMMVGVFVSLDIVLFYVFFEAGLIPMFIIIGVWGGKDRVYASYKFFLYTLLGSVLMMLAIMAMYWDAGTTDIAALLAHKFPPHLQMVLWLAFFASFAVKMPMWPVHTWLPDAHVQAPTAGSVILAGIMLKLGGYGFIRFSLAMFPLASDYFAPAVFALSVIAIIYTSLVALMQEDMKKLIAYSSIAHMGYVTMGIFAANTQGLQGAVFQMISHGFVSSALFLCVGVIYDRMHTREIAAYGGLANNMPKYALAFMIFTMANVGLPGTSGFIGEFLTLIGAFRANSWVALFAATGVILSAAYALWLYRRVVFGALDKESLKALLDLSFREKVTLYPLIALTILFGVYPAPIFDVTTASVDALLNNYTAALQAAQNVALLVN; encoded by the coding sequence ATGACCGATTGGCCAATTCTTTCAACGGTCACCTTTCTGCCGCTAGTCGGGGTTGCCCTGCTGCTGCTGATGAATGGCGACACCCCATCCGGACGCCGGAACGTTCTCAACATTTCGTTGTTGACGACGGTCGCGACCTTCATTGTTTCGCTGTTCATCTGGATCGGCTTCGATAACGCCAATCCAGGCTTCCAGATGGTGGAAAATCATCCCTGGCTCGGCACCGGCATCGCCTATCACCTCGGCGTCGATGGCATTTCGATGCTGTTCGTGGTGTTGACGGCGTTTCTCATGCCATTCTGCGTGCTCGCCAGTTGGACCTCGGTCCAGAAGCGGATCAAGGAATACATGATCGCCTTCCTCATCCTTGAAGTGATGATGGTCGGCGTGTTCGTGTCGCTCGATATCGTGCTGTTCTACGTGTTCTTCGAAGCTGGCCTGATCCCGATGTTCATCATCATCGGTGTCTGGGGTGGCAAGGATCGCGTCTACGCTTCCTATAAGTTCTTCCTCTATACGCTGCTCGGCTCCGTGCTGATGATGCTGGCGATCATGGCGATGTACTGGGATGCCGGCACGACCGATATCGCAGCGCTTCTGGCTCATAAATTCCCGCCGCATCTGCAGATGGTGCTATGGCTGGCCTTCTTCGCCTCGTTTGCGGTGAAGATGCCGATGTGGCCTGTCCACACCTGGCTTCCCGACGCGCACGTCCAGGCGCCGACCGCTGGTTCGGTCATTCTTGCGGGCATCATGCTAAAGCTCGGTGGTTATGGGTTCATCCGCTTTTCGCTGGCGATGTTCCCGCTTGCCTCCGACTATTTCGCACCGGCGGTCTTTGCGCTCTCCGTTATTGCTATCATCTACACCTCGCTTGTGGCGCTGATGCAGGAGGATATGAAGAAGCTGATTGCCTATTCCTCCATTGCTCACATGGGCTATGTGACGATGGGTATCTTTGCTGCCAATACCCAAGGCTTGCAGGGTGCGGTTTTCCAGATGATCAGCCACGGCTTTGTCTCAAGCGCCCTGTTTCTCTGCGTCGGCGTGATCTATGACCGCATGCATACCCGCGAAATCGCCGCCTATGGCGGTCTCGCCAACAATATGCCGAAATACGCGCTGGCCTTCATGATTTTCACCATGGCCAATGTCGGCCTGCCTGGCACCTCGGGCTTTATCGGCGAATTCCTGACGCTGATCGGTGCATTCCGGGCCAATAGCTGGGTGGCATTGTTTGCCGCCACCGGCGTTATCCTGTCGGCGGCCTACGCGCTCTGGCTCTATCGCCGGGTCGTTTTCGGGGCGCTGGACAAGGAGAGCCTGAAAGCGCTTCTCGATCTGTCCTTCCGCGAAAAGGTCACGCTTTATCCGTTGATCGCGCTCACCATCCTGTTCGGCGTCTATCCGGCCCCGATCTTCGACGTGACAACGGCCTCGGTGGATGCGCTTTTGAATAACTACACCGCTGCTCTGCAGGCTGCGCAAAATGTTGCGCTCCTGGTGAACTGA